The Ziziphus jujuba cultivar Dongzao chromosome 3, ASM3175591v1 region CAGGGCTTCTTGGCGCACTTTCATGGAGTCTAATGGCCACGCTTGTTGACAGCAAGTATAGTGCTGCTTTCTGCATACTTCTTGGGTCTCTTTCGGTTGCCTTCTCGGATGTTGTAAGTATATTTATGAATCtctttttgttaattcattATGGATCTAGGTTAGGTTCTCCAGTATGCACTGTAGGGGTCAGGTAGTGGACTATATTTCCATGAATGCAGTTCTTTGGTACATAACAGCAATATGTGCATGTGACATTTGGGCATGTTAATATGTgtattgttttctttgttttgtttcttttattgttctgaattgaaatttgaattttgatacaATGCCTCTCTCACTTATACATACTTATGGAgacaaatatatctatatatatatatatatttatttatagatatatatatatatatatatatcgagagagagagagagagagagagagagagagagagagagagagaccacaAATATCTCATAGTTGAAATGAATGTCTCTTTAACAGTTTACCTTTGGGATTTCGTCCTGTCCATTTCTATGGCCTATGCAATTGAACTATTAGTATGGTGTAGGTTGTTGATTCCATGGTTGTAGAAAGGGCTCGTGGTGAATCCCAAAGCATGTCAGGGTCTCTTCAATCCTTATGTTGGGGATCCTCAGCTTTTGGTGGAATTGTGAGTTCATACTTCAGTGGCTCCCTGGTAGATGCTTATGGTGTGAGGTAGATAAGATGGTTCTCGTATGAATATAATTTCCTGTTGTTGAGGTTCAATCAAAGAAATCACTCTTTTTTATAGTAATTTCTCAGGTTCGTTTTTGGTGTCACGGCATTGCTACCACTGATGACATCTGCAGTTGCTCTTCTTGTAAATGAACAGCGTCTGCTAGGTCCAGCAAGGGGACAGATTTTGGCTGGCCCAAGTTTCCTTGAAAACTCAAAAGAGAGCATTATTGAGTTGTGGGAGACTGTCAGGATGCCCAATGTTTTCCTTCCCACGATATTTATTTTCCTGTGGCAGGCAACACCACATTCAGATTCTGCCATGTTTTATTTCACGTATGCCAGTTTTTTTACTCTACCTTACCTTGCTTTCTGTTTACTACATGTGTTATGATGCAGTGATGTTTTTTCGTTTGTAAAATTGTAGTAAGCATATTCTTCAATTTGTAACAAGATATTTTTTCCACAGCACAAATAAACTTGGTTTCACCCCAGAATTTCTAGGACGTGTCAAGCTTGTTACATCGGTGGCGTCACTGGTTGGTGTTGGCCTAtataatggatttttaaaaaatgtttctttacaaaagatttttcttgtaacaACAATTTCTGGTTCAGCTCTTGGGATGACTCAGGTTTGTAATGACTTAGTTTTTGGCTTTGCTATCAAATATTTACCTCTGAAACAACTGTCCTGAATAAAAGTTGCTTTTGTTACTGTTTATCATTAtctttatatttgtttctattttcattCAGGTTCTACTTGTTACCGGATTGAACCGGATGCTTGGTATAAGTGATGAATGGTTTGCAATTGGAGATTCTTTGATCCTAACAGTTCTTTGTCAGGTATGCATTTGATAGAAATTTGTTTGCCCTGATATGTTTTACACTAAGTATTTTGGGTTTCATTTCCTACCTTTGTGCCACTTTCCTTGATCTAGAATACAGAAGTGAAGGATTATAATTGTGAATTTCATGTTACTTAGAAGGAAGCTTTTTAATTACTTATGGAAACTAAACTCTTCTCAGTTTTCCCTTTAAGACCTTGATCCAGGATATTCTTTATGGCTTTATGTAAAGCAAGGAAAAAGACTATGTGCATAAAGCAGATGCCTACGttggttaaatatatataaagttgtAGGTTAAATTAAGCAGATAGCCATGTCTAATTGGCTGTAATGGCTTCCTTCCAATCTTCTAGTCAAAGCCTTAAAGAGCATAGGTGTTTAGGTTCAGtgatttttaaatatgcaaATGTGACTACCAATGTGCGTAAACACTAAGCAGCCTTAACTGTTTCTAATAACACTGTTTCTACTGCTCAGttgtctttatatttttttctgcaTAAAACTGTGGTAATGAATCTAGTGCAATTCTAATTAGTATTTCTGTTACAGGCCTCATTCATGCCTGTTCTTGTACTAGCCGCTAAATTATGTCCAGAGGGAATGGAAGCCACACTTTTTGCAACTCTAATGTCCATATCTAATGGAGGGAGTGTTCTTGGGGGACTAATAGGTGCTGGTCTGACCCAGCTCTTTGGCGTCACCAAAGACAGATTTGATAACTTGACCTTTTTGATAATCCTATGCAACCTTAGCTCGTTGTTGCCTTTACCACTCCTTGGCCTTCTTCCGCAGGATAATCTAGATGCTAAGCCAGAGGATAGTTCAGATATTGAGATGAAGTCTAATTGAGTATAAGTTATCTGTCGGTATCTCATTCAAGGTTCGGTACACCATCCTTTCAGTGATTGCCTATAGATAATTGTAGGATTTTTGGTCCACTGTAGCTCACCAATATGagatttctgtatatatatatatatatatattataacattaACATGGAATTTGTCTTTCACACGACAAAAGTATAAACTCGAGAGGTGCAGCCTTTTAGCTCAAAAACCTGTTGTTGTTGAATGAGAATGACGCGATCTAAGTTTGCTTATTTGTGCTATAATGTCAGTGCTTGTTAGTGATTCACTAATCTGCCAAAACCAAGCCTACGGTGCCTAATAGCTGAAATggttaaaacaagaaaaattagATGTCACATTTCCCTTGGGGATTTTGAGGCTGCTATTCTCACTTGCGTGGGAAAATTAAACTACTTGTCTAGAAACTTGGGGCAATTTATTGTTAAACTAAGTTCCATTATGGGTTTTGGAAGTATAATTTTAGATGGtttcaaaaaaagttaaattttagaaattgtGAAAGTATTAGTTAAAGTagataaaagccaaaaaactCTAGGACACTAGATGTGTATGTATACTACCCTCTCATATAGGATTCCACACCCTACACcctatatgaaaaaaagaaggatgTACATACAACCACTTTACTAAAGCTTGTCTCTAATAAAAATACTCAAATCTTTTGATTGTACATTGAACAAGGccgcttttgttttgttttaataaaataatatttctaaagGACAATTCAGATAAGACAATCACGCCCTGAAAGCAACCTTCTTTATCAGATTAACTATTAGATCACTCTCTttcttctccctttttttttttttttttttttttttttttttctttcttttgggtAAAATGATTAGTAGTAAACTAGATATTTTTGCTGAAAAGTAGTAAACTAGATTGGTCTACATAAGGCAAACTGCCGTATCAGATTACGATATGGCAATAAGGATTTCTAAAATGAATTATTTCTATGCCAATGATAATATGATAATTACATATGGTTCTCCTATGGGATGTAGTTCAAAGCTAATATAAGAattttgagaatatatatatatatatatatgcatggacataaacgttttttgttttttggtaaaagcATGGACATAAACTTTATTTTCACACTTAAATGGACTCGACCATCAAACTGTAAGTAGTTTAAGCTTAACCATCAAATTGTAAGTAGTTTAAGTTGTAAAAGAcatttaaaattacttaaaaatagcAGAATAATTTGAGTAGATTTTGGATGAACTGAGGACCTAATATCAAAGCCAAATCCACCTCGTAAGAAAgagaaaactattttattattttacgtgtatatatatatattctgtttaCCGCGGGgacataatatgtatataaattataaatattaatgataatttaaaaaaaatttatttttaatactattatagataaaaaatatagataataaatttttcaaaattcatcattaatatttatgatttgtaTGTAAACCGTTTACATTGTGAACTTTTTGGTATAATACcaattttgtgtgtgtgtatatatatatatatatatatatatataacaaatctaTGAGAACTCTTATTTGATAGATGCTGATTGTGCATTCCACGTGATGGGTCCATATAAGTTCTTAATGAATTGTCATATTCTCTGACTGACAAGACAAACTTGAAGAAATAGAATTGTTTcgtatttgtatttgtatttgtatgtaaTAGTATACAACCCCCGCCAACACCATCTTCGGCCGCTTGCCTAATGTTAACTCAACCCAACTTACAAAATGCATAATGTTCGCCCTATAAATCTACATCCCCTCCTATATTATCCACATATTGAGCTTccctaaaaattatttattattattttttaaaaaagctttTTGCAGTTATATATATCCAATCAAACAGAGTGACTTTGTTGTAAATGCAAagtgataattttaaaatgtctaCTTGTGAGCTGCGTGACTAGAAATCCGcatgttattttttgtttctttctttttcactctGCTGCAGGTGCAGATGACAGAGCCTgcatgtttgtttttttttttttttttcccagtgaatttatacatttatgaaaataataaggTATAATCAATTTTAGATTCCTTATACATTGTTTAGACAGCATGACAGACCAACCAAcctaaagtttataaaaaaaaaaaaaaaaaaaaaaccaacctaaaATTAAAAGCCTTTAAATAAATGGGAGTTGGAAGCTGCAAAATAGTTATTGATCCAAGTCACCATAAATGATTGAAGGAAAGTTCACCATTTAATGACGCAAAGAAAAAAGGGCAAGAATTCTATTCTATATTAAGAAATACTGAGTGCCGCCCATCGGTCCACACATAAACAAATGCACCAAAAAAACTGAAATACTCAATGGCCAATAATGCCTATGGTAGCCTACACAATTAATTAGTCATACTTCTTGGAATTCTCTAACTtgtccttttcctttttatggATTTCTAGTATATGGCAAGGGAACTCTATCGAAAGTTTATCAaacacatgatttttttttttttttttttttttaaaccatctATTGTGCTGGAATTTTTACTATATACATGTTTTATTAAACGTACAGATATGTATATTCTGTagtgtatgtgtgtatataatataaccCATTTTTTATCCTTTGTGGATCAATGATAACTAAAGGTGATTCCAAAGTACAAATAGTTTTATGTTCGAATTTTTATGATCTTTCACCAAGTTGAAAGTAACTTTtttttaccccccaaaaaaaaaaagttgaaagtaACTTTTCTTATcaaaaggaaagggaaaaaaaaaaaacaaaacaaaaaaaaaaaggttgatggCAACTTAACAGAATTAGTTAGATGTACTTTATGTGTAATGACGAAAAagatttaattaccaaaataaaaagacaaaaaagtttCAATAATAATCGAGGTAGATGATAGTACCGAGTTACCAACTGCTAATGGAAAATGacctaaaattttgatatataattattaacaatTATCACTGCTATTGTTGTTATTGTGGTAGATAGATAAGAACAATGAGCAATGAATCATGAAgaataggaaaataaaaaataaaaaataaaaataatgataataaaccTGAGAGCAATAATGAATAATTGAAGCTTTGTGGCTAGCCATGACTACAAGCgggcacacacacacatataataaTGTTGATTTCTTTGCAACATAGTTCTTATAATTTTCTATCAGAATttataaatacaataaatgcCTTGTGATATGTCTAGCTAAATTTTTAATTGagaaaaatttgatatacacattttttttttttgggtaaatttgaGAAACATTTGATATGCTAGCACAATTTTTATCATATGTTagggaaatttttttaacaaataatatatatgtatataatttttttatgatacgAATATCtttatattgtaaattaaaatgtttatttttatctgaaaattaataACTTGTTGTTATCCATACTATAAAAATTTcgtatatatatgaaagatatttattaccaaaaaaaataaaaataaatgaaagatatCCATATAGAATTTaaggataagaaaaagaaagtcatTGATGATTGAGCTAAAAGGTTGTGCTGCTTATTAAGTGCCAAAAAGTTGATTGCAGGGGAATGGAGTTGATTGAGTTGAGTAGGAAAGAAGAAcatatgtgtgaatatatatatatatatgtatatatggttggAAGGTTAGTTTAAGAGGCTGCTGCATGTGGGATGCCATGTGAAGggcattaaattttttaacaaactCCACCTtccaatcaaataatttaaacatatttctatatgataatattggaggaaccaaacaaacaaaaccCATGTGAGAAATCATTGACCCTATTGAAACATTGGATTTATGGGTAAAACCCTTGTAGGAATGATTAACATGATGAATCTTTTTATTCTGTTTGATTTTAAACCTATGTAAATGGCTTTGAATTCCTAAGCCAAGTCTGAGCCGATCAAGAagccaaatattttataatatgcaagtagataaaataattttccctAGATATGTAGAATCATCATTgttgttaaagaaaaaatttgatgatCATTTCTACAATTTCTACTGGGTGCTGTTTGGTCAAGCAAAGGAGATCAATCATGAAGATGCAGTTTTTTAATCCTGTTTTTACCTGAAGGTTTTTACTTAAACATGTTATTTCGAAGCCCTTTTTGCCTCATTTTATCAGGAATAAAATCCATTGTTTCCAGACAAAAAGCTGAGTTCcaaaaatgagaaagaagaagaagaagaagaagaagaagaagaagaagagagtcTTGCATAGTCCAATTAGTTATACGTATTCTTCACTTTcaggtctttttatttttcctttctctgtTAAAATCTAAATTCGAAAACATAGGATAAAAGTTTCAACTAGAAAAGCGACTTTATAATATACTAAACTATGACATTCGAGCATATACATCGCCAATCCGACCACAAGGTCCACAATATATCCCTTCTTGAACAAAGCTTCAATAATTTAAGTTTCAAAGGCAAAAgccactttttttatttttttattttcattttttttaaacactaATTCGAGTTTGAATCAAccatctttaatatatatatatatatatatataaaattcaataatttaaaaaaaaatcatattttttaatatatatatatatatttgataaaggatatatataaattttcttgaTGAAACAGAACATTACAATAAAAACTGAACCTAAAACTCGGCATGCATACCAAAAAACGGATAGAAAATCAATCTTTCCTGATTGGCATTCTCTTAAGCCAATAAAAAACAGTTTATAtgagtatatataaaaatgaaaaagttatGGAAATTGCACTGTGGTGATCTAAGTATTATCCAATTCGATTCACTGCAGGAGATCTTTGTGTTCATAGAAaggatatttttcttttttcctttttttttttttttttttttttttgtattttgtcgATATTAGAATCTGGACCAACTTTAGAATTGGAAAGACTAATCGATCAGCGGCTGAGACATGAAACAGTAAATGCCATTGTGGCCACTAGAATTGCCGGACATCTACCAGACAAGTACTCAAGACGTTGgtatatattagaaaaagacATGACTTGACGCGGTCGATATTCAAAGTCTCATACATGTGTCTGGGGCTTTTCAATCTCAGCAACCCCACATGCtctgtctctctttctctctctgtgtgGACCTTTTTTCTATGGAGAGCTTAGTCGACATGGAGGAGGACAACAAGCTCTTCATCTTTGGCCTTGTTATggagtttttcttttctctctctcttagaTTTTGATTGTCCAATAACTTTGATGTAATGGGCAATTTAGCTCATTTTATCATGCATGATAATTACATGGCATAATAATAAATGGatgccaaaaagaaaatatatataattttcatttttaaaagataaatcaaGTGTTATTTATATAGACGATTTAGTTAATTGTCATTAACAGTTTAGTCAAGATGAAGGAGGACAACAGGCTCTTCATCTTTGGCCTTGTTAtggagtttttcttttcttttctttctttcttagaTTTTGATTGTTCAATAACTTTGATATAGTGGGCTATTTAGTGCATTTTATCATGCACGATAATTATATGGCATAATATTAAGGGGgcgcaaaaaagaaaatgtatataattttcattcttAGAAGATAAACAAGTGTTATTTACACAGTCAATTTAgttaattatcattaatagtttagtttttttttatttaaatctttaatgttaaaaaatgaaaattaaaataaatgctaTAAACAATATAGTCACATATAATTTGCCGATCTTAACTTTAAATAGCCAATCCATAAGGTGTTCACTAAATCACAATTGTACTAtccaataataatgatgatgatgatgatgatgatgatatatttctcttttttattataagCACCAAACGCAATGATTTTACATTACATATCCTGGTTGATGTTTTTTCAGTTTTCCTTTAAAAGGGTTTCGTGAGTTTTTGTCTTAATGTGGTTGAATATTCCTAAACATGTATAATTATGTGGGTCTTAATTAGGCCATGAAAATCATTTGTCAAACGTGTAAATAATTAGGTTTTCTTATCGTGACGACTTACGTTTAAGTTGAGTCAAATCAGTCATGTatgcaacaataataatcaagTTGGGCTTAATTTTCCTAACAAAAGAGGTTGTGATAAAAGGAGAGTTTCTATGTTAAAATCACTCt contains the following coding sequences:
- the LOC107409412 gene encoding folate-biopterin transporter 1, chloroplastic, coding for MYSLMASTTFCSISILPSQNQILSLVSFSPSLLLVSRIRRRPETLISGWSLRGRARIKARRRNLPPRDMSVAVPMSSSPPQRDLDDEPYVHARLGAGNRDLLTTDMEGEMSSTSKTVSRKKKYRRSYMTCFGVDLSPDNIAVAMVYFVQGVLGLSRLAVSFYLKDDLHLDPAETAVISGFSSLPWLVKPLYGFISDSVPLFGYRRRSYLILSGLLGALSWSLMATLVDSKYSAAFCILLGSLSVAFSDVVVDSMVVERARGESQSMSGSLQSLCWGSSAFGGIVSSYFSGSLVDAYGVRFVFGVTALLPLMTSAVALLVNEQRLLGPARGQILAGPSFLENSKESIIELWETVRMPNVFLPTIFIFLWQATPHSDSAMFYFTTNKLGFTPEFLGRVKLVTSVASLVGVGLYNGFLKNVSLQKIFLVTTISGSALGMTQVLLVTGLNRMLGISDEWFAIGDSLILTVLCQASFMPVLVLAAKLCPEGMEATLFATLMSISNGGSVLGGLIGAGLTQLFGVTKDRFDNLTFLIILCNLSSLLPLPLLGLLPQDNLDAKPEDSSDIEMKSN